A section of the Chlorocebus sabaeus isolate Y175 chromosome 17, mChlSab1.0.hap1, whole genome shotgun sequence genome encodes:
- the LOC103221879 gene encoding olfactory receptor 2H2 gives MVNQSSPMGFLLLGFSEHPALERTLFVVVFTSYLLTLVGNTLIILLSVLDPRLHSPMYFFLSNLSFLDLCFTTTCVPQMLVNLWGPKKTISFLGCSVQLFIFLSLGTTECILLTVMAFDRYVAVCQPLHYATIIHPRLCWQLASVAWVIGLVESVVQTPSTLRLPFCPHRQVDDFVCEVPALIRLSCGDTSYNEIQMAVASVFILVVPLSLILVSYGAITRAVLRINSAKGRRKAFGTCSSHLTVVTLFYSSVIAVYLQPKNPYAQERGKFFGLFYAVGTPSLNPLIYTLRNKEVTRAFRRLLGKEMGLIQS, from the coding sequence ATGGTTAACCAAAGCTCCCCCATGGGCTTCCTCCTTCTGGGCTTCTCTGAACACCCAGCACTGGAAAGGACTCTCTTTGTGGTTGTCTTCACTTCCTACCTCCTAACCCTGGTGGGCAACACACTCATCATCCTGCTGTCTGTGCTGGACCCCAGGCTCCACTCTCCAATGTACTTTTTTCTCTCCAACCTCTCCTTCTTGGACCTCTGCTTCACCACGACTTGTGTCCCCCAGATGCTGGTTAACCTCTGGGGCCCAAAGAAGACCATCAGCTTCCTGGGCTGCTCTGTCCAGCTCTTCATCTTCCTGTCCCTGGGGACCACTGAGTGTATCCTCTTGACAGTGATGGCTTTTGATCGCTACGTGGCTGTCTGCCAGCCTCTCCACTATGCCACCATCATCCACCCCCGCCTGTGCTGGCAGCTGGCATCTGTGGCCTGGGTCATTGGGCTGGTGGAGTCAGTGGTTCAGACACCATCCACCCTGCGCCTGCCCTTCTGCCCCCATCGGCAAGTGGATGATTTTGTCTGTGAGGTCCCAGCTCTAATTCGACTCTCCTGTGGGGACACCTCCTACAATGAGATCCAGATGGCTGTTGCCAGCGTCTTCATCTTGGTTGTGCCTCTCAGCCTCATCCTTGTCTCTTATGGAGCCATTACCCGGGCAGTGCTGAGGATTAACTCTGCAAAAGGGCGGAGGAAAGCTTTTGGGACCTGCTCCTCCCATCTCACTGTGGTCACACTCTTCTACAGCTCAGTCATTGCTGTTTACCTCCAGCCCAAAAATCCCTATGCCCAAGAGAGGGGCAAGTTCTTTGGTCTCTTCTATGCAGTGGGCACTCCTTCACTGAACCCTCTCATATACACCCTGAGGAACAAGGAGGTAACCAGGGCATTCAGGAGATTGCTGGGGAAGGAAATGGGGCTCATACAAAGCTGA